In Rhodococcus rhodochrous, a single genomic region encodes these proteins:
- a CDS encoding TIGR02677 family protein yields MEDALVRDDRLRLFSFATAEKRVHYLWVLRAFDHARGNYSVLLHAGDVENVLTRLPGASGDDVPDSSEIPALLEQLHAWGVLERSYDGSRAATLAEYRNRHYVYQFGQAGYRVFRAVEDVLSSRGEDVSLSRLALPDLLADLNDLADANAAGDGELVYRKLSRLDATLSDMAERAARFYLVLGELVRTTEVTPETFLAHKDALLTHMREFSTDLARYAPKLSAALDRVQATGVQKLTAAAARHDERVLLSFEEREADWAQRWWGIEHWFVGVGSEPSESERLRGATINAISAVLGLLRRLTEQRRGGVSRESQLRHLAGWFAAAPSEEAAHALFDAVFDLGRPRHFSVAHPDADIVPVTRSWWEAPPVEIARTLAETGRRPAAGAPGRIQRNDAGVRRLREAQLEKQRRRAEAARSLAAGGVRERKLSEPEAEVLLSLLDAALSARVPVSGRVRSDDASSGTQNGVKLTLRPSGESTVVHTARGRLYLDGLSVEVR; encoded by the coding sequence ATGGAGGACGCGTTGGTGCGGGACGACCGCCTGCGCCTGTTCTCGTTCGCGACGGCCGAGAAAAGGGTGCACTACCTGTGGGTTCTGCGCGCATTCGATCATGCGCGCGGCAACTACTCGGTGCTGTTGCACGCCGGCGACGTCGAGAACGTCCTCACCCGGCTGCCCGGGGCGAGCGGCGACGACGTGCCCGATTCCTCCGAGATCCCGGCGCTGCTCGAGCAGCTGCACGCGTGGGGTGTGCTCGAACGCAGCTACGACGGGTCCCGGGCGGCGACGCTCGCCGAGTACCGCAACCGTCACTACGTCTATCAGTTCGGGCAGGCGGGCTACCGGGTGTTCCGCGCCGTGGAGGACGTGCTGTCCTCCCGCGGGGAGGACGTCTCGCTGTCGCGTCTGGCCCTTCCCGATCTGCTCGCCGACCTGAACGATCTCGCCGACGCGAACGCCGCCGGCGACGGCGAGCTGGTCTACCGGAAGTTGAGCCGCCTCGACGCGACGTTGTCGGACATGGCCGAGCGCGCCGCCCGTTTCTATCTCGTCCTCGGCGAGCTGGTGCGCACCACCGAGGTCACCCCGGAGACCTTTCTCGCCCACAAGGACGCGCTGCTCACCCACATGCGCGAGTTCAGCACCGACCTGGCCCGTTACGCCCCGAAGCTCTCCGCGGCGCTCGACCGGGTGCAGGCCACCGGAGTCCAGAAGCTCACCGCGGCGGCGGCCCGGCACGACGAGCGGGTGCTGCTCTCGTTCGAGGAACGCGAAGCGGACTGGGCGCAGCGCTGGTGGGGCATCGAACATTGGTTCGTCGGTGTGGGTTCCGAACCGAGCGAATCCGAACGCCTGCGCGGCGCGACCATCAACGCGATCTCCGCGGTGCTCGGGCTGCTGCGCCGGCTCACCGAGCAGCGTCGTGGGGGTGTCAGCCGCGAGTCGCAGTTGCGGCATCTCGCGGGCTGGTTCGCTGCCGCGCCGTCCGAGGAGGCCGCGCACGCGCTGTTCGATGCGGTGTTCGACCTGGGCCGGCCCCGACACTTCTCCGTCGCCCATCCCGATGCCGACATCGTGCCGGTCACCCGGTCGTGGTGGGAAGCGCCTCCCGTGGAGATCGCCCGCACCCTCGCCGAGACCGGCCGGCGCCCCGCAGCGGGAGCGCCGGGGCGGATCCAGCGCAACGACGCCGGGGTACGGCGGCTGCGCGAGGCGCAGCTCGAGAAGCAGCGTCGCCGGGCCGAAGCGGCGCGCTCCCTCGCCGCCGGAGGTGTGCGCGAACGGAAGCTGAGCGAACCGGAAGCGGAGGTGCTGTTGAGCCTGCTCGACGCCGCACTGTCGGCCCGGGTGCCCGTGAGCGGGCGGGTGCGCAGCGACGATGCCTCCTCCGGTACGCAGAACGGCGTCAAGCTCACCCTCCGACCGAGCGGCGAGTCGACGGTGGTGCACACCGCGCGCGGGCGCCTGTATCTCGACGGTCTGTCGGTGGAGGTTCGATGA
- a CDS encoding PucR family transcriptional regulator — MNPHEIGQDTHRVGDPGPATRALIEAVADLSTTRHAEITQYMTERISSEIEAMSTDRHTRRSLAQAAEEGVAAITRFLRDDLAEIEIPAASYSLVRMLARQGFPVSVVDRSNRLAQDSIMRWCLEVLAGLSDDAAAVMQAGVEILMKLSAGIDGVSQKLLGVYEAERDTWLLNRNASRTARIQDILAGRPIEVGDAERTLGYRLGQHHLGVIVWTDDIEVVGGDRSGTEWNGLEQAVTALAEHLGRGGRVLFEQFDEYTAWAWIPLGTVDRIDPSGLSGIVAAWQRPVGVAVGAPQEGIDGFVRTHRQAAQAREVALTSALPGPRLVSIDEVGAVALMCTNLEWARGWVGDVLGRLAADDPAAAQLRHTLREFLSSGGSFVATAEKLHLHRNSVAYRISKAEEQIGHSVRECRLDLENALALCHWLGAAVLAPDSAGPPSPG; from the coding sequence ATGAATCCTCACGAGATCGGACAGGACACCCACAGAGTGGGCGATCCCGGACCCGCCACGCGTGCACTGATCGAGGCGGTCGCCGACCTGTCGACGACGCGGCACGCCGAGATCACGCAGTACATGACCGAGCGGATCTCGTCCGAGATCGAGGCGATGTCCACCGACCGCCACACCCGCCGCTCGCTCGCCCAGGCCGCGGAGGAGGGCGTCGCAGCCATCACCCGGTTCCTGCGGGACGACCTTGCCGAGATCGAGATCCCCGCGGCGTCCTATTCACTGGTGCGCATGCTGGCCCGGCAGGGATTCCCGGTCTCGGTGGTCGACCGCAGCAACCGGCTCGCGCAGGACAGCATCATGCGCTGGTGCCTCGAGGTGCTGGCGGGACTCAGCGACGACGCCGCGGCAGTGATGCAGGCGGGCGTGGAGATCCTGATGAAACTCTCCGCCGGGATCGACGGGGTGTCGCAGAAGTTGCTCGGGGTCTACGAGGCCGAGCGCGACACCTGGCTGCTCAACCGCAACGCCTCCCGGACCGCCCGCATCCAGGACATCCTGGCCGGACGACCGATCGAGGTGGGGGACGCCGAGCGCACCCTCGGCTACCGGCTGGGCCAGCACCACCTCGGGGTGATCGTCTGGACGGACGACATCGAAGTGGTCGGCGGGGACCGGTCCGGCACCGAATGGAACGGCCTCGAGCAGGCAGTGACGGCCTTGGCCGAACATCTCGGGCGGGGAGGTCGGGTGCTGTTCGAGCAGTTCGACGAGTACACCGCCTGGGCATGGATCCCGCTCGGCACGGTCGATCGCATCGACCCGAGCGGACTGTCCGGGATCGTCGCGGCATGGCAGCGACCCGTCGGTGTCGCCGTCGGCGCGCCGCAGGAGGGGATCGACGGTTTCGTCCGCACCCATCGGCAGGCGGCGCAGGCGCGGGAGGTGGCTCTGACATCGGCTCTGCCGGGTCCGCGTCTCGTCTCGATCGACGAGGTCGGCGCGGTCGCGTTGATGTGCACGAATCTCGAGTGGGCCCGCGGCTGGGTGGGGGATGTGCTCGGCCGGCTCGCCGCCGACGATCCCGCTGCCGCGCAACTGCGGCACACGCTGCGGGAATTCCTTTCCAGCGGAGGGAGTTTCGTCGCCACCGCGGAAAAGCTCCATCTGCACCGGAATTCGGTCGCCTACCGGATCAGCAAGGCGGAGGAGCAGATCGGGCACAGTGTCCGCGAGTGTCGGCTCGACCTCGAGAACGCGCTGGCGCTGTGCCACTGGCTCGGCGCCGCCGTGCTCGCGCCCGATTCGGCAGGTCCACCTTCGCCCGGGTGA
- a CDS encoding alpha/beta hydrolase yields the protein MTTARDARAPLVLRDLPTPRPPHSPDRSTPVRRRDFPGSSRQSRVLAQAMRMSVRPLLGLWSRSTALPWPTGLLDAAGALLPAIDGTVCAPVRLPNCTGSWVEGPRTGFDRVMLYLHGGGFLCGGMRSHLRLVSRISDAGRTPVLMVDYRMLPEHSIDDAVDDGVEGYLFLLAAGYRPEQVVIAGDSAGGYLAFMVSLALRDRGIPVPGAIVALSPLTELDPARKLGHSNAAHCALLPGNALEALAGLAGHRQESGRICPADADLSGMPPTLIQVGSHELFLVDAESMADRLADAGIACELQVWDRQVHVFQAAADLLPEGVRAIGEIGRFVRSAVPGSR from the coding sequence GTGACGACCGCACGCGACGCGCGCGCACCCCTCGTTCTGCGCGATCTGCCGACGCCTCGGCCGCCGCACTCCCCCGATCGCTCGACTCCGGTCCGAAGGCGCGACTTCCCGGGTTCGAGCCGTCAGTCCAGAGTACTGGCGCAGGCGATGCGGATGTCGGTGCGTCCGCTGCTCGGGCTGTGGAGCCGCTCGACGGCGCTGCCCTGGCCGACGGGTCTGCTGGACGCCGCCGGGGCGCTGCTTCCGGCGATCGACGGGACGGTGTGCGCTCCCGTCCGGTTGCCGAACTGCACAGGTTCCTGGGTGGAAGGCCCGCGGACGGGATTCGATCGCGTGATGCTCTACCTGCACGGCGGCGGCTTCCTGTGCGGCGGGATGCGCAGCCACCTCCGCCTCGTCTCGCGGATCTCCGATGCCGGCCGCACCCCCGTGCTCATGGTCGACTACCGGATGCTGCCCGAGCACTCGATCGACGACGCCGTAGACGACGGTGTCGAGGGCTACCTCTTCCTGCTCGCCGCCGGTTACCGACCCGAGCAGGTCGTGATCGCCGGTGATTCCGCCGGCGGCTATCTGGCCTTCATGGTGTCGTTGGCGTTGCGCGACCGGGGCATCCCGGTGCCGGGAGCGATCGTTGCCCTGTCCCCGCTCACCGAACTGGATCCGGCCCGCAAACTCGGCCACTCCAACGCCGCACACTGCGCGCTGCTGCCCGGCAACGCACTCGAGGCGCTGGCCGGCCTTGCAGGACATCGCCAGGAGTCGGGACGGATCTGCCCCGCCGACGCGGATCTGTCGGGCATGCCGCCCACGCTCATCCAGGTCGGCTCGCACGAATTGTTCCTGGTGGACGCGGAGTCGATGGCCGACCGCCTCGCCGACGCCGGTATCGCGTGCGAGCTGCAGGTCTGGGACCGGCAGGTGCACGTCTTCCAGGCCGCCGCGGATCTGCTACCCGAAGGAGTCCGCGCGATCGGCGAGATCGGACGGTTCGTTCGCAGCGCCGTGCCCGGCTCCCGATAA
- a CDS encoding Zn-ribbon domain-containing OB-fold protein, with protein sequence MAPHATQNCMTILRCGSCTTLHAPETARCSSCGGANLESAHCSGTGSIVSWKVVEPLDVGAQDDSAVTLAIVELDDGPWLYSKIEGSFPDCAEARVRVAFRSTACDDGFPVFGVCAA encoded by the coding sequence ATGGCGCCCCACGCGACGCAGAACTGCATGACGATCCTGCGCTGCGGAAGCTGCACGACACTTCACGCTCCCGAGACAGCGCGCTGCTCCTCCTGCGGCGGCGCGAACCTCGAGTCCGCCCACTGCTCCGGCACCGGCTCGATCGTGTCCTGGAAGGTCGTCGAACCGCTCGACGTCGGCGCGCAGGACGACAGCGCGGTCACCCTCGCGATCGTCGAACTCGACGACGGGCCGTGGCTCTACTCGAAGATCGAAGGATCGTTCCCGGACTGCGCCGAGGCTCGGGTACGGGTCGCGTTCCGGTCCACTGCGTGCGACGACGGATTTCCCGTCTTCGGGGTCTGCGCGGCCTGA
- a CDS encoding RidA family protein: MSVTLFSPEGTLPNAPYHHVAVSTGTRQVHLAGQVAHMPDGSPIPTELAGQVTQALRNIARGLDGAGATFRDVVRLTFYVTDWHPGKIGQFTAGVQAVAQEIDLPDPMPPASLIGVAALYEPAVLVEIEATAVLEG, translated from the coding sequence GTGTCCGTCACCCTGTTCAGCCCCGAAGGCACGCTGCCGAACGCTCCCTACCACCACGTCGCAGTCTCCACCGGCACGCGACAGGTCCATCTCGCCGGACAGGTCGCACACATGCCGGACGGCTCACCGATTCCTACCGAGCTGGCCGGTCAGGTGACCCAAGCGCTGCGCAACATCGCACGAGGCTTGGACGGAGCCGGTGCGACCTTCCGCGATGTCGTGCGCCTGACGTTCTACGTCACCGACTGGCATCCCGGGAAGATCGGACAGTTCACGGCCGGTGTGCAGGCCGTCGCGCAGGAGATCGATCTGCCCGATCCGATGCCACCGGCATCGCTGATCGGTGTCGCGGCGCTCTATGAACCCGCCGTGCTCGTGGAGATCGAAGCCACCGCAGTTCTCGAGGGATGA
- a CDS encoding winged helix-turn-helix transcriptional regulator, with translation MSDTADHDLLAVAAHRELLGQILDKWSLSVLTELCEAPRRFNELRRAVPEVTQKSLTTTLRRLERNGIVERRVVNTRPVAVEYRITPLGKTVREPIDALLLWASTNLPRIEEARRRFDEEPDE, from the coding sequence ATGTCGGATACCGCTGACCACGATCTGCTCGCCGTCGCCGCCCACCGGGAACTGTTGGGGCAGATCCTCGACAAGTGGTCCCTGAGCGTGCTCACCGAACTGTGCGAGGCTCCGCGCCGCTTCAACGAGCTGCGGCGCGCCGTTCCCGAGGTCACGCAGAAATCCCTGACTACCACGCTGCGCAGACTCGAACGCAATGGAATCGTCGAACGCCGGGTGGTGAACACCCGTCCTGTCGCGGTCGAATACCGCATCACGCCACTGGGGAAGACGGTGCGCGAACCGATCGACGCCCTGCTGCTGTGGGCGTCGACGAATCTTCCTCGCATCGAGGAAGCGCGACGCAGATTCGACGAGGAGCCCGACGAATGA
- a CDS encoding nucleotidyltransferase family protein — protein sequence MVGLEVAVASGVDDLFYFDDADLSYAAIDHFASTTCCFGIARDPGSGLRVFAPHGFDDLFGMVLRPNPVLAPREVYEAKARRWQAERPRSIVVPWPEG from the coding sequence GTGGTCGGCCTGGAAGTCGCGGTCGCGTCAGGCGTAGACGACCTCTTCTACTTCGACGACGCCGACCTGAGCTACGCGGCCATCGACCATTTCGCATCCACAACGTGTTGTTTCGGCATCGCCCGCGATCCCGGATCAGGGCTACGGGTCTTCGCTCCGCACGGTTTCGACGACTTGTTCGGGATGGTGCTCCGCCCGAATCCGGTGCTGGCGCCTCGCGAGGTGTACGAAGCGAAAGCCCGCCGGTGGCAGGCAGAACGGCCTCGATCGATCGTCGTTCCGTGGCCCGAGGGCTGA
- a CDS encoding GlsB/YeaQ/YmgE family stress response membrane protein, with protein sequence MLIIGIILFGLLVGAAAQLIVGRSGTGIDWTLAFVAGVGGSFIGGLLISLLAGDGLELRPSGIIGSLAGAIIVTAAWSAWKSRSRQA encoded by the coding sequence ATGTTGATCATCGGAATCATTCTGTTCGGGCTGCTCGTCGGCGCGGCGGCACAGCTCATCGTGGGCAGGTCCGGGACCGGGATCGACTGGACTCTCGCGTTCGTCGCGGGCGTCGGGGGTTCGTTCATCGGCGGTCTGCTCATCAGCCTTCTCGCAGGTGACGGACTCGAACTGCGCCCCAGCGGGATCATCGGTTCCCTCGCCGGCGCGATCATCGTGACCGCCGCGTGGTCGGCCTGGAAGTCGCGGTCGCGTCAGGCGTAG
- a CDS encoding WhiB family transcriptional regulator, with product MVGHRTAPFSLRSPDENHDNNAFLRPIRQPGRGTAAVAVARRLPSRRSSIFFPSDDESRGVRQRRERTAKQICTSCPVRIPCRDYALETRERHGIWGGTSESDRRGRRPTGDRDRTTHVLGMNL from the coding sequence GTGGTCGGACACCGGACGGCACCGTTTTCACTTCGGTCGCCGGACGAGAACCATGACAACAACGCCTTTCTTCGCCCCATTCGGCAGCCCGGACGCGGAACTGCAGCCGTGGCAGTCGCGCGCCGACTGCCGTCTCGTCGATCCTCGATCTTCTTCCCGTCGGACGACGAATCGCGCGGGGTGCGGCAGCGCCGTGAGCGGACGGCGAAACAGATCTGCACATCGTGTCCCGTCCGCATCCCCTGCCGCGACTACGCTCTGGAAACCCGCGAACGTCACGGGATCTGGGGCGGCACCTCCGAATCGGATCGCCGCGGGAGAAGACCGACCGGAGACCGTGATCGGACGACTCACGTCCTCGGGATGAATCTGTAG
- a CDS encoding SDR family NAD(P)-dependent oxidoreductase yields MSSIRRTAVVTGATSERGIGLATARRYAEDGWAVVVLDLDGEKSAKVAAEIGSEYSVPSFGHEIDVADEASVQAAHDAVAAEVAADNLPPVGAVANIAGITSPVPFLETSLELWNKVMAVNATGTYLVTRAFLPGMIENGWGRIVNMSSVSAQRGGGVFGKVPYSSAKAAVLGFTKSLARELGDSGVTVNAVTPGAVDTSIRVGSTPEQEAAICRDVPLGRTATTREVASVITFLSSEDAAYLTGTTVDINGGSHMH; encoded by the coding sequence ATGTCCTCGATCCGACGCACCGCAGTCGTCACCGGAGCCACCTCCGAGCGCGGCATCGGCCTCGCCACCGCCCGCCGCTACGCGGAGGACGGCTGGGCCGTCGTCGTCCTCGATCTGGACGGTGAGAAATCCGCCAAGGTCGCCGCCGAGATCGGCAGCGAATACTCCGTCCCGTCCTTCGGACACGAGATCGACGTGGCCGACGAGGCGTCGGTGCAGGCAGCGCACGATGCCGTCGCCGCGGAAGTCGCCGCGGACAACCTCCCGCCCGTCGGAGCTGTCGCGAACATCGCCGGCATCACCTCGCCGGTGCCGTTCCTCGAGACGAGCCTCGAACTGTGGAACAAGGTGATGGCCGTCAACGCCACCGGCACCTACCTCGTCACCCGGGCATTCCTGCCGGGCATGATCGAGAACGGATGGGGACGCATCGTGAACATGTCGTCGGTCTCCGCCCAGCGTGGCGGCGGTGTCTTCGGCAAGGTCCCCTACTCGTCGGCGAAGGCCGCCGTCCTCGGGTTCACCAAGTCGCTCGCCCGGGAGCTCGGCGACAGCGGCGTCACCGTCAACGCCGTCACCCCCGGCGCGGTCGACACCAGCATCCGCGTCGGCAGCACTCCGGAGCAGGAGGCCGCCATCTGCCGCGACGTTCCGCTCGGACGCACCGCCACCACCCGTGAGGTGGCCTCGGTCATCACGTTCCTGTCGTCGGAGGACGCGGCCTACCTGACCGGCACGACCGTCGACATCAACGGCGGCAGCCACATGCACTGA
- a CDS encoding sugar phosphate isomerase/epimerase family protein produces the protein MVPITFQEVLVFPDRLGCSTISFRHLDLPTALRTIAGLGFTEIDLGALPGVCDHVPFVLDADAVDRVVDEVAISGLRVRSVNGDIGDLDAPLTSEEQKRREHHLDRLLTLTSRIGARSLVLPCGHLDDRPIRSLDEDLDTVAAQLERAHVRARDFGVGLWTESLHVHRLCCDIARAARLTARLPPGIGVVMDFSHIVASGGDPVDFVDLFASRITHVHLRDAVPGNINLSIGNGHADFAGGLAALDARGYTGHFALELETRDITDPERPESASRAARFVTTLIP, from the coding sequence GTGGTCCCCATCACCTTCCAGGAGGTTCTCGTGTTCCCCGATCGGCTCGGCTGCTCGACGATCAGCTTCCGCCACCTAGACCTGCCCACAGCGCTACGAACCATCGCCGGCCTGGGCTTCACCGAGATCGATCTCGGCGCCCTACCCGGAGTCTGCGATCACGTTCCGTTCGTGCTCGACGCGGACGCCGTCGACCGTGTCGTCGACGAGGTGGCAATCTCGGGCCTGCGCGTCCGTAGCGTCAACGGCGACATCGGCGACCTCGACGCGCCGTTGACCTCCGAAGAACAGAAACGGCGGGAGCACCATCTCGACCGGTTGCTGACCCTCACCTCCCGCATCGGGGCGCGCTCCCTGGTGCTGCCGTGCGGGCACCTCGACGACCGGCCGATACGGTCCCTCGACGAAGACCTCGACACCGTCGCGGCACAACTCGAGCGCGCACACGTCCGAGCCCGGGACTTCGGGGTGGGCCTGTGGACCGAATCCCTCCACGTCCACCGACTGTGCTGCGACATCGCTCGCGCTGCCCGGCTGACAGCACGACTGCCCCCCGGAATCGGCGTGGTGATGGACTTCAGCCACATCGTCGCGTCGGGCGGAGATCCCGTCGATTTCGTCGACCTGTTCGCCTCGCGCATCACGCACGTCCACCTCCGGGACGCAGTGCCCGGAAACATCAACCTCAGCATCGGCAACGGGCACGCCGACTTCGCCGGCGGCCTCGCCGCCCTCGACGCCCGCGGGTACACCGGGCACTTCGCCCTCGAACTCGAGACCCGCGACATCACCGACCCCGAGCGACCCGAAAGCGCCTCTCGGGCAGCTCGATTCGTCACCACTCTCATCCCCTGA
- a CDS encoding MFS transporter translates to MSTEALEMRGPVEGTKDAKRVAIGSSVGAVIETYDFIGFGTAAALYFGTAFFPSGDPVIGTLAAFATLGVGFAARPLGGILGGHLGDKVGRKPVLVASLIVMGLATFAIGLLPTYGQVGLVAPALLVTVRIIQGLAFGAEWGGAILMSYEHAPWKSKGRYTGIVQAGFPVGLLLANLVFLFSVHLGGDWAWRVPFLASIVLVVVGLIIRSKVPESPVFEDVKDSGEIAASPILDSVKKDWRDILRGIGLRVAETAGYAVSITYMISYLHENDLAGKSETLLALCVASAIGIFATIGWASLTDRIGRRPVYLGVCAFAALFGVPMFLLVNTGTFVLILATVVIAYAVCQNALAGAQGAWFPELFQAARRASGASLAYQISAMVSGFTPFITALLYFAFGWIGPALLFSFYGLVGLVCALVTRETWGRTERRLADQAGRSNSHPSDSPGGPLSGGTAAASSTKEKELL, encoded by the coding sequence ATGAGCACAGAAGCGCTCGAGATGCGAGGTCCCGTCGAGGGCACCAAGGACGCCAAACGCGTCGCGATCGGTTCCTCTGTCGGCGCCGTCATCGAGACCTACGACTTCATCGGCTTCGGCACCGCTGCAGCGTTGTATTTCGGGACAGCCTTCTTCCCCAGCGGTGATCCCGTCATCGGCACTCTCGCCGCCTTCGCCACCCTCGGCGTCGGATTCGCTGCACGACCTCTCGGGGGGATCCTCGGTGGTCACCTCGGAGACAAGGTGGGGCGCAAGCCGGTCCTCGTCGCCTCACTGATCGTCATGGGGCTGGCCACCTTCGCCATCGGCCTGCTTCCGACCTACGGCCAGGTCGGTCTCGTCGCACCGGCGCTGCTGGTGACCGTCCGCATCATCCAGGGACTCGCCTTCGGCGCAGAGTGGGGCGGAGCGATCCTGATGAGTTACGAACACGCGCCGTGGAAATCGAAGGGCCGCTATACCGGCATCGTCCAAGCGGGATTCCCCGTCGGGCTGCTGTTGGCCAACCTCGTATTCCTGTTCAGCGTCCACCTCGGTGGCGACTGGGCGTGGCGGGTGCCGTTCCTCGCGAGCATCGTCCTCGTCGTCGTCGGGCTGATCATCCGGTCCAAGGTGCCCGAGTCCCCGGTCTTCGAGGACGTCAAGGACAGTGGCGAAATCGCTGCCTCCCCGATCCTGGACTCCGTCAAGAAGGACTGGCGCGACATCCTCCGCGGCATCGGCCTGCGCGTGGCCGAAACCGCCGGCTACGCCGTCTCGATCACCTACATGATCTCCTACCTGCACGAGAACGACCTCGCCGGGAAATCGGAAACCCTGTTGGCGCTGTGTGTGGCCTCGGCGATCGGCATCTTCGCCACGATCGGCTGGGCGAGTCTGACCGACCGTATCGGCCGTCGCCCGGTGTATCTCGGAGTCTGCGCGTTCGCCGCCCTCTTCGGGGTCCCGATGTTCCTCCTGGTCAACACCGGCACGTTCGTGCTGATCCTCGCCACCGTCGTGATCGCCTACGCCGTCTGCCAGAACGCCCTTGCCGGAGCGCAGGGTGCCTGGTTCCCCGAACTGTTCCAAGCAGCGCGCCGCGCCTCGGGCGCATCGCTGGCCTACCAGATCTCGGCGATGGTCTCCGGGTTCACCCCGTTCATCACCGCGCTGCTCTACTTCGCCTTCGGCTGGATCGGCCCGGCCCTGCTCTTCAGCTTCTACGGCCTCGTCGGTCTCGTCTGCGCCCTCGTCACCCGTGAGACCTGGGGACGGACCGAGCGTCGTCTCGCCGATCAGGCCGGCCGGTCGAACTCACACCCTTCCGATAGCCCCGGCGGCCCCCTGTCCGGTGGGACCGCCGCGGCATCGAGCACCAAGGAAAAGGAACTTCTGTGA
- a CDS encoding transketolase — MTTTAHPRPDVALPRNERLAAIDEFAYRLRHNVIDMGQEQGQGYVGQALGAADILATVYGDHLRFRADDPHWDGRDRFLLSTGHYAIGLYAALAEAGIISRDELLTYGSDDSRLPMSGMSTYTPGMEISGGSLGHGLPIAVGMALGLRHQGSPARIFNFLSDGELDEGSTWEAAMSAHHHRLGNLIAMVDINALQADGATSGVLSTEPVHDKWTACGWRTYRVDGNDTGALLDAFDAAIAEAAPAGSPAIVLCDTRVGKGVPLLETREKAHFMRIDEDEWQICRDQLTAGHNREDVR; from the coding sequence GTGACCACCACAGCGCATCCCCGTCCCGACGTCGCTCTGCCTCGGAACGAGCGACTCGCCGCCATCGACGAATTCGCCTATCGCCTCCGGCACAACGTGATCGACATGGGCCAGGAACAAGGTCAGGGCTACGTCGGCCAGGCGCTCGGCGCCGCGGACATCCTCGCCACCGTCTACGGAGACCATCTGCGCTTCCGCGCCGACGACCCGCACTGGGACGGCCGCGACCGGTTCCTCCTGTCGACCGGCCACTATGCCATCGGCCTGTACGCGGCGCTCGCGGAAGCGGGGATCATCTCCCGCGACGAGTTGCTCACCTACGGCTCGGACGACTCGCGCCTGCCGATGTCGGGCATGTCGACCTATACCCCCGGTATGGAGATCTCCGGCGGCTCGCTCGGCCACGGCCTTCCGATCGCCGTCGGCATGGCACTGGGTCTGCGTCACCAGGGTTCGCCGGCACGGATCTTCAACTTCCTGTCCGATGGCGAACTCGACGAAGGGTCGACCTGGGAAGCGGCCATGAGCGCGCACCACCACCGACTCGGCAACCTCATCGCGATGGTCGACATCAACGCACTGCAGGCCGACGGTGCCACCAGCGGAGTGCTGAGCACGGAACCGGTCCACGACAAGTGGACGGCCTGCGGGTGGCGCACCTACCGGGTCGACGGCAACGACACCGGTGCGCTGCTCGACGCCTTCGATGCGGCCATCGCCGAGGCCGCCCCGGCCGGATCCCCGGCGATCGTCCTGTGCGACACCCGTGTAGGCAAGGGCGTTCCGTTGCTCGAAACCCGCGAGAAGGCGCACTTCATGCGCATCGACGAAGACGAATGGCAGATCTGCCGCGACCAGCTGACCGCCGGCCACAACCGCGAGGACGTCCGATGA